From the genome of Papaver somniferum cultivar HN1 chromosome 2, ASM357369v1, whole genome shotgun sequence, one region includes:
- the LOC113353116 gene encoding uncharacterized protein LOC113353116 yields the protein MLQEETFLYMKKENPAAVVYLEKAGFESWSRAFFDDTSIALIITQLLHRGPHMLKLSFHFILKKIGLSWKNMKRLNWNLLSRSGNQDGLELRGGEHGMIQKYLHRYIHVQDVNQLVIKKLHVKVVMLARMQKLRGREPK from the exons ATGCTACAAGAAGAAACATTTCTAT ATATGAAGAAGGAGAATCCTGCTGCTGTGGTGTACCTTGAAAAGGCTGGTTTTGAGTCATGGTCTAGGGCCTTTTTTGATGACACTA gtattgCTCTCATTATTACTCAGTTGCTGCATAGAGGGCCACATATGCTCAAGTTGTCTTTCCATTTCATCCTCAAGAAGATTGGCCTGAG ttggaAGAACATGAAAAGGTTGAATTGGAATCTGCTATCAAGATCAGGAAATCAGGACGGCCTAGAGTTAAGAGGAGGAGAGCATGGGATGATCCAAAAGTACCTACACAGGTATATTCATGTTCAAGATGTAAATCAACTGGTCATAAAAAAACTACATGTCAAGGTGGTGATGTTGGCAAGAATGCAAAAGCTAAGAGGCAGAGAACCCAAGTAG